CTGAGGGAAATCGGCGTCAAAAACGCCATCGGAATCTCGAAGAAATCAGTAAAGCCGCTTGTGAAATCAGGAACCGGTGAGCGGATTCCGTTCGGTGACGGTTACTTTGATTTTGTGTTTTCCGGTGAAGGCTCGTTCGCGAGGTCGGCGAAGCCGGCTGTTTTCGCAGCAGAGATTGCTCGGACGCTGAAACCGGAAGGATTTGCGGTATTTCATTTCACAAACCCTAAAGATACTTATAGTTTCAATTCATTCCTTGATTTGTTTCATTGTTTCAAAGTAGTGAAATTGCATGTTTTAGAAGGGTTTGATTCTTCAATGCCTTATATACATGAAActgtattaaaaaatgagtgTGTTGATTATGGTTCTGGTAAATTTGATAGTGATTATTATTCACATTCAAATGGAAATTGTTATGTTCCTGGTTATAAGAAAGATTTGATTAGGATTGCTGAGCCTTTGATTGAAATGGAACCGTTGAAACCATGGATTACATTGAAAAGGAATATAATGAACATAAAGTATCTTTCTTCAATGGTTGATATAAGTTTCAAAAATAGGTATTTGTATGTTGATGTTGGAGCTAGAAGCTATGGTTCTAGTATAGGATCTTGGTTTAGGAAACAGTATCCTAAACAGAACAAGACATTTCATGTGTATGCTATTGAAGCTGATAAGACTTTCCATAAGGAGTATGGGATGAAGAAAGGGCTTACTTTGATTCCTTATGCTGCTTGGGTGAAGAATGAGACTTTGGCTTTTGAGATTCATCGTGATCCGGGGGAGCATGTGTCAGTTAAAGGAAGAGGAATGGGTAGGATTCAACCTTTGCAGATGACAGGGAAGGAGTTTGATGGGGAGGTGGAGAAGATACAGGGATTTGATTTTGCTAATTGGATGAAGAACACGGTTTCAAAGAATGATTTTGTTGTGATGAAAATGGATGTGGAGGGTACTGAATTTGATCTCATTCCGAGGTTGTTTGAAACTGGGGCCATATGTTTGATAGATGAGATTTTCCTTGAATGCCATTACAATAGGTGGCAGAGATGTTGTCCTGGGCAGAGGAGTTCAAAGTATGAGAAAACATATGATCAATGCTTGGAGCTCTTCAATTCTCTTCGACAAAGTGGAATTCTTGTTCATCAATGGTTTTAATTGCATGATAGGTGAAATTCTTCTATACTTGTTCCGTAACactattgttttcaaatatATCACTTCCCATCCTCCCTTTTTACCCCACACAATAGAAATTAGAGAAGATTACCTTGtttcaaatttctttccatGCAAACATTGGAATTGAAAATCAATGCATTTCTTGAAATTAACTGTATTCTCTGCTCAAATGTCATCTTTGATTTACCTTGTATAGATATGGAAATTGATAACTAGATTCTGTCATCTCTTATTTGCTTATACTCTGAAGAGAATTTGATtgttctatttttatatttttttggaataaattTGATTGTTCTATTTTGTCAGTTTGGTTTTATTATATGTACATTAAAACTGTTACGGGATTTTAAGGTCAGAGGCTTTTCACTTGAAAGTGTGTGACAGTTTTCTTTACGTTCATTGCCATAAATGGGAAACAGTGTTGATTTGTGAGACTTGAAGTCAAGTATTCCTTTGTTAATTTcctaaaattgttaattttgaGACAAATTCATAAATAGTCAAATCATACTTACTTGAACGGGAAGCAAGCACCTAAAAATAACTCCTAAGTAGGGTAGGAGGATAGAAAGCTAAATCATTGACATTGTTATTGCATCCAACTTTGATGCTAAACTGCTAATTGCAGGGATAGGCTCTCTTTTTCAATGAATAATCCTAACAGCAATGTTATTTAGTACGATGGAAACTGCTAGCTAACGAAACACGCCAATGATACATGTACAATTTTGATTGGAGAGATGTTAAAAGAACCAATCACTGTTATAATAATTGTTTCCCTGAACCCTCTAGCCGAGTTCTCTGCCTTTAGGTATAAAGAGCAGAGAGGGTGTGAGAAATAGAGGGATAGCCAAGTTCTCTACCTTTAGGTAACTTAACACGTAAAGAGGAGAGAGGGTGTGTGAAATAGAAGGCAAAAACCGTTTTGTATTTCCTGCtatcaattttcaaattgagATTGGGTCCAAATGGATTTCACTCAATAATACTGTTTTGAAAAGAGTGTTGGAAAGAAAAAGGATTATCAGCATCTCTCTTTTCTTTGAATTTAGTTGGTATTTAGAAAAGGGAAAGGAAGATATTAGATGTCATTTAAGTAACATCAGTGTGAGACTTTACCAGTTTTGTTTAAATAAGATGTATTCCAGTAGTAGTGTTGCATGATTGTTGAAatgtcattttcttttattaaaagcTAGTAAGCATTGACATGATTTCCACGGGTATAGTGTTATGCTATTTTTGGCACTATAAAAGGTTAAATTGTAAACATTAAGATTGATACACATGATTGGACCTTCTGTTCACACTGTAGTAATTTGAGTtcaaatttagattttttttttcaatttgtaggTTATAATTATATGATGGTGTATCTCTCTTAGACTTTGTATGATGCTGTATTTCTCttgatcttattttttttttattatttaaaaatgtttaaattGTAAGCTTATATTTTGAAGTGTTTtgtactatttttatttaatgtttttagtgGTTTTTTTAGTGGCTGTACAGTTAATAAGATGCAAGAGGGACTTTGATGTTGCTAGTTGTGGTGAGATGCTATATTTTGGAATGCTTCTTTCTTTGTAGCtttttttttgtgctttttCCCTTTATTGGGTTCACTATCCCTAGCGGGTGACTTTCAACTCTGTGGGGTTGCCACAAAGGTGTTAATTAAAGAAAGACTAAAAAAACCGATAATTGATTAATTTAAGTAGTAAGAAATTtagatttcttcaacaaatgAAAGAATTCATTTTGTATGTTCTACAAATTTTCTGATGAATATTAGTGACTGTCAAATAACGGTAAAAATTTCATATCTATGCATATAATATGCTAactaaagaaagaaagaacaatACTAAGCACTAGAAAAATATCATAATGTGTGGCTTCTATTATTGTTTGGTGACAGCAGCAACCAAAATAAGTTAATTATGAGTTGCAACTTAGCTGGAGCAAATAAGATTCCACATTGATATGAAACACATCACATGGTAGCAAATGAAAAGGGAAAAACAACGATGGAAATAAATATCTTGGTATTTTCTTACTAGTAATCATTTTATGGGAGAGATAGATGGTGATGGTGAAAGAAGTGGTAAGGTTCTCGTTGCAATAAATTACCAAAATGTctttttcaaccaaaaaaaaaaataaattattttttaaattctttaacAAATATTCTAAGGGAACATCTTAATAAGATCATCTTTTAACAAGGTCCAAAGAGGGGCCTTGGTAATTTTAGGAGTTGATATTGACACCTCATTTTTGCAActacatttattaaaaatttattttcaaacaaaaaaaataggagaacttattatacataagtgtaatccttatgcatggtacataagtcaataacatccattagattgagcattcacatgtaataatcctagccaatctcaactcacacacttacacctaatctcacaccccccaaatttctcacgtaccccccaaatttctcgtgcaccccccaaatttctcatgcaccccccaatttctcacgcacccccaaatttctagtgcaccccccaaaatttttcacgcacccccagatgacttgtgcgcccaatttttttttaaccccccatatttcaagcctaaaccattttgctgtgggaatggtttcaaaaatatacactccaaaaccattaagtgcataagatggttttgaagtacaacctataattagaatcataattgttttttttttggtacaattataatcattatttaaaaccagttaaatggtttcagatagttatacactaaaaccatttgtattgtaaaatggttttatgtgtgtttttatggtttcaaaaattctggaaaccattatgctggttaaatggtttcagatagttatacactgaaaccatttgtattgtaaaatggttttatgtgtgtttttatggttttaaaaattctggaaaccattatgttggttaaatggtttcagatagttatacactgaaaccatttgtattgtaaaatggttttatgtgtgtttatatggttttaaaaattctggaaaccattatgttggttaaatggtttcaaatcacaattattgtttgtattctaattatagggttgtactctaaaaccatcttatacacttaatggttttggagtgcatatctctgaaaccattcccacaacaaaatggtttaggctagaaatgtggaggggaccaaaaaaataaaattggggggcaaaagtcatattgggggtgtgcgagaaattttgggggtgcatgagaaatttgggggtgcacaagtaatttggggggtgcatgagaaatttgggggtgtgctagtaatttggggggtgcacaagtaatttggggggtgcactaagtaacttatgcatggtgcataaggatagcttatgtataataaccaatcccaaaaaaaattgtctgtAAATTAGTTTCCAGAATAAGAATATAATTAAGCTTATACACATTGGAAGATAAACTTTTAGAAGGTCTGTAGTGGCAAAGATCAGGTGTCAAAATCATCCTCCATTAAATTTTGTGGTTCAGATTTCCGAGTTCCTTCTTGCCAATgtaatatattttgtggttcATATTTCAGAATTCTTTCTTTCCAATGTAATATTGGTAAATAGTTTAGAAGTACATCAAGTTTAATAGTGTATTGTCTTCTAGATATACCTTCCAAATTCCAATGATAAATCAtgtgagatttacttttgtcaccctactAGATTTGAGACGCGTTCTACAAGATTATTAAAATACCcccatccgctacttaagtagcggattctacatttaaaatcttgaaaatttcatggtaggagggtttttttttctctctcaaaaaactcattttataacatccgctacttaaatgagaaattttcatgTTAGGGGAgtgtttttttctcaaattttgttaacgtccgctacttaagtagagaattaatccgctatttaagtagagAACTTGTAAAAATCTTGAATTTTCATGTAGGGTGTTTTTCCTCAAGATTTCTCATTttacgtccgctacttaagtagggGAAGGGTAAAATGGGAAAGGCGTAGGGCGCGCGAGTAACCGATAGGGTGACACAAGTAAATCTTAATCACATATTaagagtttttcttttttagggTAAAATGTACTCCCTCCAATTCgtaacactttataagcaaaaatgtacattttaggttcattgtatatttagtgaatatggtctatattatagtAGACTCGGAAGAGCACGTGTCCTCATCATGAGGAGTACGTGGGAAATATGCGCGATGACATGGGCAATAAGGTCACGTCCTTGTTGGGTCGTCCTTGACGTCCTAACAGGAGTGGATTTGGGCTAGTCTTTAGGCCCAATCCAAAATAGGagcccccaagtcgttgctcctagacATAAGAATAATGACTTTAGGATTAGCTCGCGCATCGAGGAGAATCACTTATAAGTTTGTTGTAACTCTGCTCGCGGATACGAAGTGATGTTCATGAGCGTTTAAGGGCTTACGAAGATGAGATATTCTAGCGTGCTCGTAAAGGGCTTTGCGAGACACCCACGAGGAGGAGCTCGTTGGAGCTTTATTTTGCTCTCCTCGCGAGGAGACGTTCGTGAGAATTAGCGTTCACTTCAATTGATATTATGCAATTTACTTCTACTCAAATCATGAGAGTTagcataaaatattatatttattgtttgttaaaTTCGATCATTAGGCTTGCTGGACCAATATTAGTTTGTGTGCTGGTCATGATTTGAGTTGGGTCGCGACaacttatttaaatatgttcatataaaataaacttttaatcaTGCTAACAATCGTTATTAGGCTCTCAAAATGTCAGACTCATAACTAGAAAATAATCTTATGACATGCTACAAGTCAGACTTagtccttaattttttttgacatattagACTTAGACCTTGCAAATTCTAACTTGACCCAGCCTATTTCCACCCCTAAGTCTACCATATTACTGATGATACTTTGAAACACGATTCATCAGAGTgttgttttaattattaaaaaatttcaatatttgaatttgaaattaacTCCAACATGACTTTTTATATATCTCAAAACATGATGTTCATGTAAAATGCATAGAGATAGTTATTGTCTCATTAGTTGGCATGAATGCCCAACGAAAACatatactttattttatatcttttcttaatttcatacaatataatCAAATTTCATCTCCAAAGGTACACTCACATTCTTGTCTCTTATAGCCAATAAGTCCACATTATCACCAACTATATAAGCTTTCAAGAATGCAACCATAACTCCTCCAACAAATTTCCTCATAGGTTTCCTTGATTGTCCATTcttacaaaaacaataactcAATTTCCCTTTACCTCCCTTAGTATCATCATCCATCATATCATTATGACCATAATGCTCAGCCACAAAATGCCAAGATGGTTTGTTACatccattaaaaaaattctcGTGATTGACACCTATAGGTGAACAAGGAGGGAACAAAAGGTTCTTTTTTAAATCACCTAAACCAGAACCAATAACTAGTGTTGCCATATCAAAGTTAAATGAATGAGGAACATAAGTGAGAATTTGTGGTGATGTATGTATTCCTGTTTCTGGTCCATCAATTGGATCAACTCCTATTATGGCTGAAAATTTTAAATCAGTTGTGATGTTTAATTTTCTTAGAGCAATAGCAAATGATGTTTTACCGCCGCGACTATGTCCACCAAGTGCTAACTTATCAAGATTTGGTATTATGTTTGATGGAAGAATCTTGCTAAGTCCTTTAAATAACCAATTTGTTATTGCAACTACCGAGTAAATCTCACCATTTATATTTGGTAAATCCACTTCATACAACtgagattgaaaaaaaaaataacttttatttcACCAAAATGTAactatattgaaaaaaaatgtgctgtaagaaaatataagagtaaaatcatatttaaactttataatttataaacagTACTAATATACCATTGTAATAATATTACAAGAAATTATTAACTATGAGACATGTCATTTCTAAGATATATACACTTCCTTATCGTGTATATTAAGTGttctaaatttatatatttaacaaGAAGACACATTGTTTAAATATGgcttaaataagttttttgtctttaagaatataaataaatgtgatTTAAGtcccccaaaaaaaaagttattggtCAATAATGACCAATTTATGTTCATATTAATTTAAAGGTTATGACCATTTTATGTTCTAGAAGTGCTTCTTGCAAACAAGATAAGATA
This genomic interval from Trifolium pratense cultivar HEN17-A07 linkage group LG6, ARS_RC_1.1, whole genome shotgun sequence contains the following:
- the LOC123891308 gene encoding uncharacterized protein LOC123891308; this translates as MMKKKCTVATMEHTAAKPSSVRNLLIRLLLSGVFIIAIRFAYVISIAGESCNVADFCFFSLPESFSLAISGNDPISVDSGPGAGRGNSSLSELYSSKEWLDSVSFYSSVFHDLIGGGYLSPEWKSLCVETPTGRDVFALREIGVKNAIGISKKSVKPLVKSGTGERIPFGDGYFDFVFSGEGSFARSAKPAVFAAEIARTLKPEGFAVFHFTNPKDTYSFNSFLDLFHCFKVVKLHVLEGFDSSMPYIHETVLKNECVDYGSGKFDSDYYSHSNGNCYVPGYKKDLIRIAEPLIEMEPLKPWITLKRNIMNIKYLSSMVDISFKNRYLYVDVGARSYGSSIGSWFRKQYPKQNKTFHVYAIEADKTFHKEYGMKKGLTLIPYAAWVKNETLAFEIHRDPGEHVSVKGRGMGRIQPLQMTGKEFDGEVEKIQGFDFANWMKNTVSKNDFVVMKMDVEGTEFDLIPRLFETGAICLIDEIFLECHYNRWQRCCPGQRSSKYEKTYDQCLELFNSLRQSGILVHQWF
- the LOC123893194 gene encoding chlorophyllase-2-like, which gives rise to MGSSLTNVFETGNYTTQLLMVDSFSHTQYVPPPKSLLIATPIEGGEFPLLLFLHGYLMYNSFYSQLIQHVASHGFIVVAPQLYEVDLPNINGEIYSVVAITNWLFKGLSKILPSNIIPNLDKLALGGHSRGGKTSFAIALRKLNITTDLKFSAIIGVDPIDGPETGIHTSPQILTYVPHSFNFDMATLVIGSGLGDLKKNLLFPPCSPIGVNHENFFNGCNKPSWHFVAEHYGHNDMMDDDTKGGKGKLSYCFCKNGQSRKPMRKFVGGVMVAFLKAYIVGDNVDLLAIRDKNVSVPLEMKFDYIV